One segment of Fructilactobacillus hinvesii DNA contains the following:
- a CDS encoding MDR family MFS transporter, translating into MTNYLGGIVHDTPRSEIRLTSVLIYSLLLNSGAALMWPLTTVYMHNTLHESLTVAGVVLFIMSCFMVLGNYLGGRLFDRWSPYKTAIISISIALAAVVVLIFSHGWPMFAIMLFVYGLGEGSSLTLLNAYAAKVRSKSTRQVFNSVYIGVNLGVVIGTAAVGYLMKYGVGVVFTVASFFYIILLIMTILEFNVKFPPVQAHAHQHSEDGVDMGLTPKPNPRLIWLICGMVFFIYLSYTLWESVMPVHMQDLHISFEQYSLIWPINGLLIVVGQPIVNRLGMHFRMVPQISFGVTLFASTFFMLIWARQYHWFIIIMIILTLGEMNGLPAIPAWIDSLADPRSKGQYQGMFNVFMSFGRAVGPLFGGLMVEWFNYPILFTLAGLSILGSLAAVLIMNRASTSSRRKA; encoded by the coding sequence ATGACTAATTATTTAGGAGGGATTGTGCATGACACGCCTCGTTCAGAAATTCGGCTAACTTCAGTTTTAATCTATTCATTACTGCTTAATTCTGGAGCGGCATTAATGTGGCCGTTAACCACCGTTTACATGCATAACACACTCCACGAGTCCTTAACGGTCGCGGGAGTGGTACTGTTTATCATGTCTTGTTTCATGGTGTTAGGGAATTATCTTGGTGGCCGGCTTTTTGACCGCTGGTCCCCGTATAAAACTGCCATCATCAGTATTTCCATTGCACTGGCAGCGGTGGTAGTGCTGATCTTCTCCCATGGTTGGCCCATGTTTGCCATCATGTTATTTGTGTATGGACTCGGAGAGGGATCGAGTTTAACCCTGCTCAATGCCTATGCAGCTAAGGTTCGCAGTAAAAGTACCCGCCAGGTCTTCAATTCGGTTTACATCGGTGTGAACCTCGGAGTTGTAATCGGAACGGCTGCCGTTGGGTACCTGATGAAATATGGAGTTGGGGTGGTATTTACAGTTGCCTCATTTTTCTACATCATTTTATTGATTATGACGATTCTTGAGTTTAACGTGAAGTTTCCCCCAGTGCAAGCTCATGCACACCAGCACTCGGAGGATGGAGTTGACATGGGTCTTACTCCCAAGCCTAATCCACGGCTAATCTGGCTCATTTGTGGCATGGTCTTTTTTATTTATTTAAGTTACACCCTCTGGGAAAGTGTCATGCCAGTTCACATGCAGGACCTGCACATCTCCTTTGAACAGTACAGTTTAATTTGGCCCATTAACGGGTTGTTAATTGTAGTTGGACAGCCAATTGTGAACCGACTGGGGATGCATTTTCGGATGGTCCCCCAAATTTCCTTTGGCGTGACTTTGTTTGCGTCGACCTTTTTCATGTTAATTTGGGCCCGGCAATACCACTGGTTCATCATTATCATGATTATCTTGACGCTCGGAGAAATGAACGGGCTCCCAGCCATTCCGGCTTGGATTGATAGCCTTGCCGATCCGCGTTCCAAAGGACAATATCAAGGAATGTTTAACGTCTTCATGTCGTTTGGTCGTGCCGTCGGGCCTTTATTCGGTGGTCTAATGGTGGAATGGTTTAACTATCCCATTCTCTTTACACTGGCCGGCCTATCAATTTTGGGCTCCCTAGCCGCGGTTTTAATTATGAATCGCGCTTCTACATCATCACGGAGGAAAGCATGA
- a CDS encoding ImmA/IrrE family metallo-endopeptidase — MQEIINSLFNYALNHDIGVVYTDKLMPETKSFADIPTRSIVINANEPNQRQLPLIIAHEISHVVQCDTNDAQLNFSTVLKPHYEQKANIGAIDLLIPFYVEDKELDQINVDEFMQLFAIPSSLRDICITEMKKNIN, encoded by the coding sequence ATGCAAGAGATCATAAATAGCCTGTTTAACTACGCGTTAAATCATGATATTGGGGTGGTTTACACTGATAAGTTGATGCCAGAAACAAAGTCATTCGCTGACATTCCCACACGATCGATTGTGATTAATGCAAATGAGCCTAATCAGCGGCAATTACCCCTCATTATTGCCCATGAAATTAGTCATGTAGTTCAATGCGATACGAATGACGCTCAGTTAAACTTTTCAACGGTACTTAAACCGCATTATGAGCAAAAAGCTAACATTGGGGCCATTGACTTATTAATCCCATTTTATGTAGAAGATAAAGAACTGGATCAAATTAACGTGGACGAGTTTATGCAGCTATTTGCAATTCCCAGTTCTTTACGAGATATTTGTATTACAGAAATGAAAAAGAACATTAATTAG
- a CDS encoding excinuclease ABC subunit UvrA has protein sequence MKKQQVATEIVVKDAHQNNLKHISLNLPKHEITVFLGESGSGKSSLVFDTVAAQSRRELNETFPSFTQQYLPKYGQPEVGEIENLPVAIAIEQKQLTGNARSTLATYTGIYSLLRLLYSRIGDHFVGYSEVFSFNLPQGMCPNCQGLGYVDDVDESKLIDPEKSLNEGAITFVSFRPGSWRWRRYGDSGLFDNDKPIKDYTPAEYELLMHAPKQPFPNSPAAFKSADYEGVVPRIVRSILHSSEGKHHQAAINEVVTQRECPVCQGARLNQQALSVTINDVNIAAATKMNLVQFLEFLQGIKAKLGDEIIRSLTTKIKPLIEIGLGYLTLDRTTSTLSGGEVQRIKIAKHLTNSLSDLLYVFDEPSVGLHPHDIQLIKKALLKLKAKGNTIFVVDHNPALFDIADHVVEVGPQAGAAGGEITFAGTYPELRSSETLTGEWLRKPHQLATPQAPRDFVSLEHVSLHNLQDVSVRVPMGIMTVLSGVAGSGKSSLALALKRKLNGNYVDLTQQAAGVSIRSTPVTYLNLLNPIRRLFGKTNGVSTQLFSYNGKGACPRCKGKGITITDMAFMDPVKQVCELCGGKRYSQEALQYQYNGKDIAAVLAMSVDEAVTFFADQPDLAMPLQRLQEVGLGYLGLDQSLTTVSGGELQRLRLAQTLGENGQTYFLDEPTAGLHLKDTAQLVQLFHRLVAAGNSLILVEHNLDVISQADWLIDIGPGAGIYGGQVLYSGVPEGAMKQETSLTGQALREYLNGDEQRN, from the coding sequence ATGAAAAAACAACAGGTGGCAACTGAAATTGTTGTCAAAGATGCTCATCAAAACAACTTAAAGCACATTAGTTTGAACCTTCCTAAGCACGAAATTACCGTTTTTTTGGGAGAATCCGGTTCTGGAAAATCGTCGTTAGTCTTTGACACCGTGGCGGCACAATCCCGGCGAGAACTCAATGAAACCTTTCCTAGTTTTACCCAACAATACCTGCCGAAATATGGACAACCAGAAGTGGGCGAGATTGAAAACTTGCCCGTTGCCATCGCAATTGAACAAAAGCAACTAACGGGAAACGCCCGTTCCACTCTTGCTACTTACACTGGAATTTATTCCCTATTGCGACTGCTCTACTCGCGAATTGGCGATCACTTTGTTGGTTATTCGGAAGTTTTTTCGTTTAACCTCCCGCAGGGGATGTGTCCGAACTGTCAGGGATTGGGATACGTCGATGATGTGGACGAAAGTAAGCTCATTGATCCAGAAAAATCACTAAACGAGGGTGCGATTACCTTCGTCAGTTTTCGACCGGGTAGTTGGCGCTGGCGTCGTTATGGTGATTCTGGCTTATTTGATAACGATAAACCGATTAAGGATTACACCCCTGCGGAATACGAATTGTTGATGCATGCACCGAAACAACCGTTTCCAAACTCACCAGCTGCCTTTAAGAGCGCGGATTACGAAGGAGTCGTTCCGCGGATTGTTCGTTCTATTCTGCACAGTTCGGAAGGGAAACACCATCAAGCCGCCATTAACGAGGTGGTGACCCAACGCGAGTGCCCGGTGTGTCAGGGAGCCCGGTTAAACCAACAGGCACTGAGCGTTACCATTAATGACGTTAACATTGCCGCTGCCACTAAGATGAACCTGGTGCAATTTTTAGAGTTCTTGCAGGGCATTAAGGCAAAACTGGGTGATGAAATCATTCGTAGTTTAACGACTAAAATTAAACCCTTGATTGAGATTGGCTTGGGCTATCTTACGTTGGATCGGACCACTAGCACTTTGTCCGGAGGAGAAGTCCAACGAATTAAAATTGCTAAGCACCTGACGAATTCATTGTCAGACTTACTGTACGTGTTTGACGAACCAAGCGTGGGTCTACATCCGCACGACATTCAACTGATTAAAAAGGCCTTGTTAAAGCTGAAAGCGAAGGGTAATACGATTTTTGTGGTGGATCACAATCCGGCCCTCTTTGACATTGCCGATCATGTGGTCGAAGTGGGACCACAAGCAGGAGCAGCTGGAGGAGAAATTACCTTTGCGGGAACCTATCCGGAGTTACGATCATCAGAGACGCTTACCGGAGAATGGCTGCGTAAACCACATCAGTTGGCTACGCCCCAAGCTCCGCGTGATTTTGTGAGTTTGGAACACGTTTCGTTGCATAACCTGCAGGACGTGAGTGTTCGGGTGCCAATGGGAATTATGACCGTTCTATCTGGAGTGGCTGGTTCTGGCAAGAGCTCGTTAGCCTTGGCGTTAAAACGAAAGCTGAACGGTAATTACGTCGATTTAACCCAACAAGCCGCGGGGGTTAGCATTCGTTCAACGCCGGTAACGTATTTAAACTTGTTGAACCCGATTCGGCGTCTCTTTGGGAAAACCAATGGAGTTTCCACCCAGTTGTTCAGTTATAACGGGAAAGGAGCCTGCCCCCGGTGTAAGGGAAAGGGAATCACGATTACCGACATGGCGTTCATGGATCCCGTGAAACAAGTATGTGAACTGTGTGGTGGGAAACGTTATAGTCAAGAAGCGCTCCAGTATCAATACAATGGCAAGGACATCGCAGCGGTATTAGCCATGTCCGTAGATGAAGCAGTCACCTTCTTTGCGGATCAGCCTGATCTAGCAATGCCCTTACAACGACTCCAAGAAGTGGGGTTAGGATACCTAGGGTTGGATCAATCGCTTACGACGGTTTCTGGTGGAGAACTCCAGCGACTGCGGTTGGCGCAAACGCTGGGTGAAAACGGTCAAACTTACTTCCTAGACGAACCGACGGCGGGACTGCATCTAAAGGATACTGCTCAGTTGGTGCAACTGTTCCATCGGCTCGTGGCAGCTGGAAATAGCTTGATTCTGGTGGAACATAATCTGGATGTGATTAGCCAGGCAGACTGGTTGATTGATATCGGTCCAGGGGCCGGAATTTACGGTGGTCAGGTGCTCTACAGTGGGGTTCCAGAGGGAGCAATGAAGCAGGAAACTTCGTTGACGGGCCAGGCATTACGGGAGTATTTAAATGGTGACGAGCAAAGAAATTAA
- a CDS encoding glycosyltransferase family 8 protein, translated as MTTEPIEILVTSNQNYLQPLQVMLYSLRLNNPTVPFRIWLLQSDIADATKQSLLKYAGRLNLDLNVIKMDERLNLPPSFLSAYDYPQEMYFRLLCADALPTDLHKILYLDPDLMVVNDITPLWNTTLDGKMFAAAVHKGLTDIMQSVNNLRLGTDGGYFNSGVMLMDLDQMRQKVRVKDLVDTIEKYHDYLILPDQDILNYLYSDNTKEISEDLWNFDARKSLLYLTRSGGKENMAWVMKHTSIIHFCGKPKPWQAGSSSPYTSLWLNYQQIVTTQF; from the coding sequence ATGACGACCGAACCAATTGAAATTCTAGTAACTAGTAACCAAAACTACCTCCAGCCCTTACAAGTAATGCTGTACTCACTGCGCCTTAACAATCCAACTGTTCCTTTTCGCATCTGGCTGTTACAGTCTGACATTGCCGACGCAACGAAGCAGTCCTTGTTAAAATATGCTGGTCGCCTCAATCTTGATTTGAACGTAATTAAAATGGACGAGCGTTTAAACCTACCGCCGTCCTTTCTCAGTGCCTACGACTACCCACAAGAAATGTATTTCCGCCTGCTCTGCGCCGATGCACTCCCAACGGACCTCCACAAAATTCTCTACCTGGATCCAGATTTAATGGTGGTGAACGACATTACGCCCCTATGGAACACTACTTTAGACGGTAAAATGTTTGCGGCAGCTGTCCATAAAGGATTAACCGACATCATGCAGTCCGTTAACAATTTACGCCTGGGAACCGACGGCGGATACTTTAATTCCGGGGTGATGTTGATGGACTTAGATCAGATGCGCCAAAAGGTTCGGGTCAAAGACCTTGTAGATACCATTGAAAAGTACCACGATTACCTAATTTTACCCGACCAAGACATCCTAAACTATCTTTATAGTGACAATACCAAGGAGATTTCTGAAGACCTATGGAACTTTGACGCACGGAAGTCCCTGCTCTACCTGACTCGGAGTGGCGGAAAGGAAAACATGGCCTGGGTCATGAAGCACACCAGCATCATTCATTTCTGCGGAAAACCAAAACCCTGGCAAGCAGGTAGCAGTTCCCCTTACACATCGCTGTGGTTAAACTACCAACAAATTGTCACCACCCAATTCTAA
- a CDS encoding glycoside hydrolase family 32 protein — translation MELDQHRMPKVTNPRFRLHYHLMPPQGWMNDPNGFTYFQGYYHLFYQYHPYGVEWGPMHWGHARSRDLVHWETLPPALAPDSEADESGCFSGSAIVKDDRLFLIYTGHHVPDETHPDDFWQTQNVAVSDDGLHFYKLATNPVISTPPTDNSQHFRDPKVFERDGQYYLTLGSQTAATKTGRALLYRSANLIDWEYQGVITEATERSTAGFMWECPDFFRLNGQDLLVLSPQGIEATAKQNLNLYQTSYVAGQFDFQTLNYRHDELQELDHGHDFYAAQTMLAPDGRRILIGWMDMWEAEFPEQADGWAGAMTLPRELTWRHEQLYMFPVAEVRQLRTKQVLNENWQGTNRELQVPDPQHLELRLHANLTDWQGQQLTLRFQAGEQQLQVTYHKDDHEMVVTRAGRDAQRFAQLRPQEELDLQIWTDTSSVEIFANQGEAVFSERFYPTTSPQVTLQTDLPLAMQITGYNLY, via the coding sequence ATGGAACTTGATCAGCACCGGATGCCCAAGGTTACCAACCCGCGGTTTCGTCTACACTATCACTTGATGCCACCGCAAGGATGGATGAACGATCCCAACGGCTTTACCTACTTTCAGGGCTATTATCACTTGTTTTATCAATATCACCCGTACGGCGTGGAATGGGGACCAATGCACTGGGGACACGCTCGCAGCCGGGATCTCGTTCACTGGGAAACTCTACCACCGGCGTTAGCGCCAGATAGTGAAGCGGATGAATCGGGATGCTTTTCTGGCAGTGCCATCGTGAAAGATGATCGTCTCTTTTTGATCTATACGGGTCACCACGTGCCTGATGAAACTCATCCTGATGATTTTTGGCAGACGCAAAACGTGGCGGTGAGTGACGATGGCCTTCATTTTTATAAATTAGCTACTAATCCAGTGATCTCCACGCCACCGACTGATAACAGTCAACACTTTCGTGATCCGAAGGTTTTTGAACGCGACGGGCAGTATTACCTAACCTTAGGGAGTCAAACGGCAGCTACGAAAACGGGTCGGGCCCTTTTATACCGTTCTGCAAACCTAATTGACTGGGAATATCAAGGGGTTATTACCGAAGCTACGGAACGTTCCACCGCGGGTTTCATGTGGGAGTGTCCGGATTTCTTCCGCTTGAACGGTCAGGATCTGTTGGTCCTGTCTCCGCAGGGAATTGAAGCTACGGCCAAGCAGAACTTGAACCTCTATCAAACGAGTTATGTGGCCGGCCAGTTTGATTTTCAAACGCTTAATTACCGCCACGATGAGCTACAGGAATTAGACCACGGGCATGATTTTTACGCGGCGCAAACGATGCTAGCTCCCGATGGTCGCCGCATTTTAATTGGTTGGATGGATATGTGGGAAGCTGAGTTTCCAGAACAAGCCGATGGCTGGGCAGGTGCCATGACGTTGCCCCGTGAGTTAACCTGGCGCCATGAACAGCTGTACATGTTTCCTGTCGCAGAAGTCCGTCAGTTACGAACCAAACAGGTTTTAAACGAGAACTGGCAGGGAACGAACCGGGAACTCCAAGTACCTGATCCACAACACCTAGAACTACGACTGCACGCGAACTTGACGGATTGGCAGGGACAGCAACTAACCCTGCGGTTTCAAGCCGGAGAGCAACAACTCCAAGTTACCTATCACAAAGACGATCACGAAATGGTGGTAACCCGAGCAGGACGTGATGCACAACGTTTTGCTCAGTTACGACCGCAGGAGGAATTGGACCTGCAAATTTGGACTGATACCAGCTCGGTGGAAATCTTTGCCAACCAGGGAGAAGCGGTTTTTAGTGAACGTTTTTATCCTACCACTTCACCTCAAGTTACCTTACAAACTGATCTTCCGCTCGCCATGCAAATTACTGGTTATAATCTTTACTAA
- a CDS encoding DegV family protein: MIHIVTDSTAQLTPEEIKDNDIHVIPLQVSFEGKTYQDNVDITRQQFSEMLQDDETEFPKTSQPSLGQFVETYEKILKDDPKGSIISIHLTHVISGTVETARSAAQQVEGDIHVIDSQSTDRGMAFEVLKAVELAKQGNTADEIEKAVLAMIPEISLHVFVNSFDYLVKGGRASRAVGFISSLIQLKPVLELKDDQLVMVAKCRGAKKMHKVRDEITETLINDPKVKEVGLSYVDSTEDVDAVAARIKEERPDIHVLVRLTCPVIMTHVGPGGFAIIYN; the protein is encoded by the coding sequence ATGATTCATATCGTCACAGATTCAACCGCGCAACTAACTCCCGAAGAAATTAAGGATAATGACATCCATGTCATCCCGCTTCAAGTTAGCTTTGAAGGTAAAACTTATCAGGATAACGTGGACATTACCCGGCAGCAATTCTCCGAAATGCTACAAGATGACGAAACGGAATTTCCCAAAACTAGCCAGCCATCTTTGGGTCAATTCGTAGAAACCTACGAAAAAATCTTAAAGGATGATCCAAAGGGTAGCATCATTTCAATTCATCTTACCCATGTTATCAGTGGAACGGTTGAAACTGCTCGCTCCGCGGCTCAACAAGTAGAAGGTGACATCCACGTCATTGACAGTCAATCTACTGACCGGGGCATGGCATTTGAAGTACTAAAGGCCGTTGAATTAGCTAAGCAAGGAAACACCGCTGATGAAATTGAAAAAGCTGTCTTGGCAATGATTCCAGAAATCAGTCTGCACGTGTTCGTGAACAGCTTTGATTACCTAGTTAAAGGTGGCCGAGCTAGTCGTGCCGTTGGTTTCATCTCTTCGCTGATTCAACTCAAACCAGTCTTAGAACTAAAGGACGACCAACTAGTAATGGTAGCCAAATGTCGGGGTGCTAAGAAAATGCACAAGGTCCGCGATGAAATCACCGAAACCTTAATTAACGATCCGAAGGTGAAGGAAGTCGGCTTATCCTACGTGGACTCTACGGAAGACGTTGACGCCGTGGCCGCTCGCATTAAGGAAGAACGCCCAGACATTCACGTGTTGGTCCGCCTTACCTGCCCTGTCATTATGACCCACGTCGGTCCTGGTGGATTTGCCATTATTTACAACTAA
- a CDS encoding GNAT family N-acetyltransferase, translating into MNKFDNIDVAEINSFLYGPNDLKNFNCGNQAINQFLINDASESDKQFQSVTQVFFEKDTGEVIGFCSTVIDILSITYMNDIKYFVSDYIESVQNGLSENLNVPVLHLLFLGVDLKYQHLHVGTAIINYLFDKFSDAYLNDKTGLAGIKVDAFPDAIEFYDKFRFFYLSGSDNDFSIPRKTYPMIKQAISIISSQYK; encoded by the coding sequence TTGAATAAATTTGATAATATTGACGTTGCAGAAATAAATTCTTTTTTGTATGGACCGAATGATCTCAAAAATTTTAATTGTGGTAATCAAGCAATAAACCAGTTTTTAATTAATGATGCTTCTGAATCTGATAAACAATTTCAATCAGTAACTCAAGTGTTTTTTGAAAAGGACACTGGTGAAGTGATTGGCTTTTGTAGTACAGTTATTGATATTTTAAGTATTACCTATATGAATGATATTAAGTACTTTGTTTCTGATTATATTGAATCGGTACAAAATGGTTTAAGTGAAAATTTGAATGTACCAGTATTACATTTATTATTTTTAGGAGTTGACTTAAAATATCAACATTTACACGTTGGGACCGCAATTATTAATTATTTATTTGATAAATTTTCTGATGCTTATTTAAATGATAAAACTGGTTTGGCAGGGATAAAAGTTGATGCTTTTCCTGATGCAATCGAATTTTATGATAAATTTCGCTTCTTTTATCTAAGTGGCAGTGATAATGATTTTTCAATTCCAAGAAAAACATATCCAATGATAAAACAAGCTATTTCAATAATTAGTAGTCAGTATAAATAG
- a CDS encoding glycoside hydrolase domain-containing protein, with protein MDQQVLKVQKWLNSEYGKVSGYTKVNENGQTGWKTIYALREGLQHELGINPVSSGFGDHTKSALAGQVAKYRVGYKGNIAKLIQGAFWCKGYSPAAFNTKFSKGTQTAVDELRQDAGLPSGNLTVPLMAALFDMSAFKLLGGGTNAIRKMQQYLNHNYLSYFGDDLGLVPTDGLYQRNTNTALIYALQAAEGMSTSQANGVYGPGTVRLTPTIYQGTSGPIVKVIQYGLMVNGFYDGPFDGIYGSNVANAVFNFRNFMKLPPYNGSANLAVIKGLLTSNGDINRDSDACDTSFQVSSSTAKKLKSYGFNLIGRYLTGTVGTGSNRRQKNLIPSEIEDLVNAGLHIFPIYQDNDGDQSYFTAAQGFSDARIATSKAIELGFPQGTTIYFAVDTDIQDGDIAGTVIPYMEAVNYAISKRFKVGIYGTRNVCSKTLKRGYAVNAFVSDMSTGYSGNLGYKMPDGWSIDQFTEYNFADIAIDQDASSGKDKGTNKFKPAPRNTISPTEAMKKIFGDFSLDYGKTYDIINIGAVELSVKVDQKYTVQEGHGYIDIQNGKFTKDGLFRYLTENGFKDSQNLYNMLDDYVNNFKFTANVDLGNLSIGASIQFGEAEISTTVNVFKVGNKELSGELSYTITMKIKEEKLPNIEKIEKYGTEAVKDVSRLYGVVAYDVESFANVVIQFIATKSVSSGKVALAALAALLAFLTSPQFIEFLLKTLPDFL; from the coding sequence ATGGATCAACAAGTTTTAAAAGTACAAAAATGGTTAAATTCAGAATACGGAAAGGTAAGTGGCTACACCAAGGTTAATGAAAATGGCCAAACTGGTTGGAAGACCATTTATGCTTTACGGGAAGGATTACAGCACGAATTAGGCATTAATCCTGTGTCCAGTGGCTTTGGGGACCATACTAAGTCAGCCTTAGCAGGCCAAGTTGCTAAATATCGGGTGGGTTATAAAGGCAACATCGCTAAATTAATTCAAGGGGCATTTTGGTGTAAAGGTTATAGTCCAGCCGCCTTTAACACCAAATTTTCTAAAGGAACGCAAACTGCAGTAGACGAATTGCGTCAAGATGCAGGGCTACCCAGTGGTAATTTAACGGTTCCTTTAATGGCCGCTTTGTTTGATATGAGTGCCTTTAAATTATTAGGTGGGGGTACTAATGCTATCCGAAAAATGCAACAATACCTAAATCATAACTATCTTAGTTACTTTGGTGATGATTTAGGCTTAGTTCCTACCGATGGCCTTTATCAACGAAACACCAATACCGCCTTAATTTATGCTCTACAAGCAGCCGAAGGTATGTCAACTAGTCAGGCAAATGGAGTTTATGGTCCTGGTACAGTGAGATTAACGCCAACGATTTATCAAGGGACCAGTGGTCCGATTGTTAAAGTGATTCAATATGGTTTAATGGTAAACGGATTTTACGATGGACCCTTTGACGGGATTTATGGAAGTAATGTTGCTAATGCGGTATTCAACTTTCGGAATTTCATGAAGCTTCCGCCTTACAATGGCTCCGCTAACTTAGCTGTAATTAAAGGATTATTAACCTCCAATGGTGATATTAACCGTGACTCTGACGCTTGTGATACCTCATTCCAAGTCTCCAGTTCAACAGCTAAAAAACTCAAAAGTTATGGGTTTAATTTGATTGGGCGTTATTTAACCGGAACGGTGGGTACTGGTTCAAATCGGCGGCAAAAAAATTTAATCCCGAGTGAGATTGAAGATTTGGTGAACGCCGGTTTGCATATTTTTCCCATTTACCAGGATAATGATGGCGATCAATCATACTTCACCGCAGCTCAAGGATTCTCTGATGCACGAATTGCAACTTCTAAAGCAATTGAATTGGGCTTCCCTCAAGGAACCACTATTTATTTTGCTGTGGATACTGACATTCAAGATGGAGATATTGCCGGAACGGTTATTCCATATATGGAAGCTGTTAATTATGCTATTAGTAAACGTTTTAAAGTAGGTATTTATGGAACCAGAAATGTATGCAGCAAAACACTAAAACGGGGTTATGCAGTAAATGCTTTTGTTTCCGATATGTCTACTGGATACAGTGGTAACTTAGGCTACAAAATGCCAGATGGTTGGTCTATTGATCAATTTACCGAATATAACTTTGCAGATATCGCAATTGATCAAGATGCTTCATCTGGTAAAGATAAGGGGACTAACAAGTTTAAGCCAGCTCCTAGAAATACCATTAGTCCAACCGAAGCCATGAAAAAAATTTTTGGTGACTTTTCATTAGACTACGGCAAAACATATGACATTATTAATATCGGTGCAGTCGAACTTTCTGTAAAGGTAGATCAAAAATATACTGTACAAGAAGGACATGGCTACATTGATATTCAAAATGGTAAATTTACTAAAGATGGCTTGTTTAGATATTTAACAGAAAATGGATTTAAAGATTCTCAAAATCTATACAATATGTTGGATGATTATGTAAATAACTTCAAGTTCACTGCGAACGTTGACCTAGGTAATTTATCCATTGGAGCCAGTATTCAGTTTGGAGAAGCCGAGATCTCAACTACTGTTAACGTTTTTAAAGTAGGCAATAAAGAATTATCCGGGGAATTATCTTACACGATTACAATGAAAATCAAGGAAGAGAAACTCCCTAATATCGAGAAAATTGAGAAGTATGGTACTGAAGCAGTAAAAGACGTAAGTAGATTATACGGAGTCGTTGCTTATGATGTAGAATCGTTTGCTAATGTAGTTATCCAATTTATTGCTACTAAGTCTGTTAGTTCAGGAAAAGTTGCTCTCGCTGCTTTAGCTGCTCTACTCGCTTTTCTAACATCTCCCCAATTTATAGAATTTCTTTTAAAGACACTTCCAGACTTTCTATAG
- a CDS encoding helix-turn-helix domain-containing protein → MSIYQRIKELAKNKNISIRELEHQLGFPNGTLQKWVDNANSQKLKKVANYFNVSTDYLLGNGERPTADLDDLETIMMFGGKPVPEEDKQTVLEILRRLRDARDHK, encoded by the coding sequence ATGTCGATCTATCAACGGATTAAGGAATTAGCCAAAAACAAAAATATTTCCATTCGCGAATTAGAACATCAACTTGGTTTTCCTAATGGAACCTTACAGAAGTGGGTTGATAACGCTAATTCTCAAAAATTAAAGAAAGTAGCCAATTACTTTAACGTTTCCACTGATTATCTCTTGGGGAACGGAGAACGACCTACCGCTGATTTAGACGATTTAGAAACCATTATGATGTTTGGAGGAAAGCCAGTTCCAGAAGAAGATAAGCAAACGGTTCTGGAAATTTTAAGGAGGCTCAGAGATGCAAGAGATCATAAATAG